AAATTCTGTAATATAAAAAATACGATTAATCATACTAGAGGGGATGAATAAAAATGGAAATTTTAGAATGTATTAATAGCAAAAGAAGTATTAGAGCATATACAGATGAAATAATACCTGAAGAAGTTCTAAATAATCTAATTGAACTTGGTACAAAATCATCAACCGGTTCAGGTCTTGAACCATGGGGATTTGTAATTATTCAAGATAAAAATGAAATAAATTCATTATCTGAAAGGACAAAACAATATTTATTAGATAATTTTGAAAAATATCCTTATTTACATCAATATGAAAATTGGTTAAAGAACCCACAATATAGTATTTTCAATCACGCAAGTACATTGCTGATTATTTATGGAAATGTAGAATCTCATTGGCATGTTTATGATTGCAGTCTTGTAGCAGGAAATATTATGTTGGCAGCTCATAGTATAGGAATTGGAACTTGTTGGATTGGATTTGCAGAGCATACTTTAAACACAAAGGAATTTAAAGAAAAGTATGGTGTTCCAGAACAATATGAATTGGTTTGCCCTATGAGTATTGGATATATGAAAACTAAATTGACACCACCAAAAAGAAAAAAACCAATAATATTTAATAAAAAATAAAAGATACAATATTCATATATTGAGTATTATAGGTGGACAATCCCACCTATAATTTTTATGTCCATATTTCAACATTGTATTAAAACATAGCCTTATTTTTTTATTAAAATAGAAGTTTTTATAACAAAGTTTTCGTAACCAGATACAGACAATTCATCTAAAATTACATCTTCAAAAAAATACTCACTTAAATTTAAATTATTTTCATTAGCAAAGTCAAGAATTTTTAAATAGGTTTCTCCTATAGAGTCATATCCAGTTGTATGATAAGCAGTTAAATAGTTACCTGCTTCTTTTTTATATAAATTATTTTCTGTTAATGGTGCTGAAATTTTTGTATAAAAAAAGCTATATAAATTATAATTGGCTTTTTTTACATTTTCTAAGCTAAGCATTTGCCCAACAGTAAATGGAGAGATAATATTATTTTCAGTACAATATCTCATATGGTTTGCAAAAGATAGTGGGATATTTCCATAGTCTGAATTTGGAAGTGCATTTGAAATGAAGAATAATTCCATTTCCTCTTTTGATATAAAAATTTTTTCGTTAGTTATATTGAATATGGATTGAGTTGTTTTAACTTTTTGAGAAATTAAATTTTTTATAGCTAAGAGTCTATTAATTTCTGCATCTATTTTATTATTTTGATTATTTAAGAGATCTATCAATTCATTTGGAGTTCTTATATCTAAATATGCTTTGATTTCTTTAAGTGGCATTCCCAATTCTTTTAAAGCTGATATAACAAAAAAAGGTTCAACTTGAAAAGCAGAATAATATCTATATTCATTTTCTCCTTTTATTTCTGGTGAAAATATTCCTAATTTATCATAGTGAAAAAGTGTATGCTTTGTAACGCCAACAATTTTAGCAAATTCACCAGTTGAGAAATAAATTTTTTGATTTTTATTCATTATAAGAAAACCTCCTATTGACTATCGTGTAACACTATACTTTATTATATGAAATATAAAATTAGACTTCAAGGAGAAGTGAATATATTTTAAGGAGCGAAATTTAATGAATAAAAACTGGATATTTATAATAATTTCTGGAATTATAGAAGTACTTTGGGCTACAGGATTAAAATACTCAAATGGTGTAATTACTTGGATAGGAGTAGTAATGCTTATAGGTTTATCCTTTTGGTTATTGTTTGAAGCTACAAAAGAAGTTCCAGTTGCAACAGTTTATGCTGTTTTTACAGGAATAGGGACAGTGGGTACAGTTTTAACGGGGATGATTTTTTTTAATGAAGCCTTTAGCTGGAACAAAATATTATTTATTACTGTACTTTTAATAGGAATATTAGGTTTGAAAATTGTTACACCAAATTCAGATACGAAAGGAGAAATTTAATATGGGTTGGATGTTTTTAATTTTAGCTGGCTGCTGTGAAGTATTTGGTGTTGATAGTATGAATAGAGTGATGAAATATAAAAATATACAGTCTTATTTAAGGGTATTTATTGGATTTGTATTCAGTTTAACTTTTTTATCCATGGCAATGAAAACACTTCCTATGGGAATTTCTTATGCAGTTTGGACAGGAATGGGAACTGTAGGAGGAACCCTTGTGGGGATGATATTTTATGGTGAATCAAAGGATTATAAAAGGATTTTATTTATAGGTATGATTTTAGTTGGAGTAATAGGTTTGAAATTGGTAGCATAAATAATATTGATTTATTTTGGTTCAACTTAAATCTTTGATAAATTTAAAAGTTAAAAAATTAGAATAATATTTGAGGTTAAAACTTACCATAAAAATATAGATGGTAAGTTTTTATTTTTAATCTTACTAGAATATGGATTTGCTATTTTAATGATTGTTTGAGAATTGTAAATTAAAATAGCTATTGTTAAATTTTAATATTGTTGACATATTTAAATGTTAATAGTAGTATTATTAAATGAAAATGCAAATGCAAATCATATGCATGTGGAGGTGCAAATATGAAAAAGAAAATTATTTCAGGAGTTTTAGCTTTAATGACAGGTATTTTACTAATAGGCTGTGGGGCTAATACCCAAACAACATCAGATAACGCTCAAAAAGTAAAAGCTGATAAATTGAAAATCACAGTGTCAATTTATCCATTACAAGAATTCACAGAAGAAATTGCAGGAGATAAAGCAGAAGTTACCTGTTTAGTCCCTAATAACGTTGAACCACATGATTATGAGCCCAAAGCGCAAGATCTTGAAGTTCTAACTAAAAGTGATGCTTTTATTTATAATGGACTTGGGATGGAGAGTTGGGTTTATAAAGTCAACGACGTAATAAAAGATAAAAAAATACCTATTGTAGAGTCAACTAAAGGAGTAGAAGCAAGAAAAGAAGAAAATGCCATCGATCCTCATAGTTGGTTAAGTTTAAAAAATGCAGAAATACAGTCTGAAAATATAAAAAATACCCTTGTAAAATTAGATGAAAAGATTAAAGATTATTACGAAGAAAACTATAATAAATTTAAAGGTGAATTGGAAAGTTTGTATAATGAAAATAAACCTAAATTTGAAAAATTAAATAAAAAGAATTTTGTAACAGGACATGCTGCCTTTGGTTATTTGTGCAGAGATTTTGGATTAACACAAAAGTCAGTAGAAAATCTATTTGGAGAAGGTGAACCTACGCCTAAACAATTAGAAGATTTAGTTAAGTTTTGTAGAGAAAGCAATATAAAAACTGTTTTTTCAGAATCCCTTGCAAGTCCTAAGGTATCAGAAACATTAGCGAATGAAGTAGGTGCAAAGGTGGTTCCAATCTTAACATTAGAATCGAAGGAAGATGATAAGAGTTATATTGAATCAATGAGATATAATTTAGATGAAATTTATAAATGTTTAGAAAATGAATAAATGAATTAGTGTAGGAATATTTATAAGTTAACATAAAACATTAATACTAAGTTTCTTTTAAGAATATTTAAGAGGTTGTAATTTTTATCAGCTGGTAATATAATTCTTTTATGAAAAATAATTACAATAGGGAGAGTGAAGGATGAAAACTAAAATAAATATTGTTTTGGGTTTTATTGGATCTGGAAAAACTAGTTTTATAAATTCTATGTTAAAGACAGATGAATTGGCAAATGAAAAAATTGTAATTCTCCAAAATGAATTTGGAGAAACCGATATTAATGATAAACTATATAATTCCAATAAATTAATGAATATTATTAATTTAAAAAATGATTCAAATGAAGATATTACTGATATGTATATAAGAAATATTTTATTAAAGTATTCTCCGGATAGAATATTCATTGAAGAAAATAGCATGAAAAATCCTAATTCTATTATTAATATTTTTAATGACAAGTCCGTCAAAAAATTATGTAAAATTGATGATATTGTAGCTATAATTAACGCAAAACAATTTTTCATACTTTTGAAAAATCTAAAAAATATTATAAGTAATCAAATTTTTAATAGCGATAGCATAGTATTAAATAGTATAAATGAATTAGATAAAAATGAATTTAAAATTATACAAAAAGAAATTAAGAAGATTAATGAAACAGCTAGTCTTATAGAATATGTCCCTAACTTAAATATAAAAGAAATTTTTCAAGAGGAATTTAGAGAAATAAGAAATAGAAGTAATTTTTCTATAATGAAAAACTTGTTTTATATGGGGGGACTAGTATTACTATTTACTTGTTTAGTATCTCTTTATATGAGTGATTCTATTAGCTATAATGGCTATTTAGTTAAGTTTCAAAAATTATATATTGTATTTTTAAGTATTTTAATTCAAGGATTACCGTTCATTTTAGTAGGAAGCTTCGTGTCTGCAATAATACAAATTTATATTTCTAAAGACACATTTATAAAAATATTTCCCAAAAATATTTTTTTATCATGCATATTAGCAGCTTTTGCTGGTTTATTATTTCCTATATGTGACTGCGGGACAATCCCGGTTGTTAAAGGATTTATGAAAAAGAAAATACCTATAGGTGCTGGAATTACTTTTATGTTAGCTGCACCTATAGTAAATCCAATAGCTATTATTTCAACAATGTATGCTTTTCAAGGCATGAAATCAGTAGTAATTTATAGAGTTTGTTCAGGAATAATTATTGCAATAGTGGTAGGCTTAACTATGCAACTTTCAATTAAAAAAGGGGAAGAAATATTAAAGGATAATACTAATTTAACAAGCTGTAATTGCGGGCTATGTGATAATGAAGATAATACTTCAGAAAATAAGTTTGAGAAAATTAGATCGGTGTTTATTCACGCTGGGGAGGAATTTTTTAATACAGGTAAATATATGATAATAGGTACAGTTCTTTCTACCATTTTTCAAAATGTAATATCATTAAATAACAAGGGTTACCTTCCTAATGATAATAGACTTTCACTTATATTTATGATATTAATATCTTTTTTACTTTCAATTTGTTCAACATCAGATGCATTTGTTGCAAAAGGTTTTTTGACACAGTTTTCTATAAACTCTGTAATGGGGTTCCTAGTAGTTGGACCAATGCTTGATATAAAAAATGCAATTATGCTTTTTGGTAATTTTAAAAATAAATTCGTTTTAAAGTTAATGTTTTTTGTTTTTCTAGTATCATATTGTGTTTTAATAAACATTGGGTTAATTTACTTATCATATTAAATCTTATATATTATTGAGGTGAAAAATATGAAAAAATTAGATATGGATGTAATATTAAAAATGCTGATATTATTAGGTTTTTCAATATTTTATCTTGTGATTATTTTAAATAATCAAATATTAATTTATGTACATCCAAGAATTGTTCCATTTGCAATATTTGGAATGATATCGATGTTTATAATTGCATTATTTTTTATTCCAGATAGTATTAATAATAGAAAAAGAAAAATTAAGCTGAAAAATTATGTTGTCTTTGCAATTCCATTAATCCTAGTATTCTTTATGCAAAGTACTAATGCAAATTCATATACTGCTTCTAATAAAGATAAAAATACTGATATTACAGATAATTTGGATTCTGCTGGTTCAACATATGAAATATATAGTGGTAAAACTGAAAGCAATGGACAAGGTGTAGTTAATAAAAAACAATTAGATATTAGAAATAATATTATTGAAGTAAATCAAAGAAATTTTGTATTTTCCATTGATGAAATTATAGATAATATTGATAAATATGAAGGAAAAGAAATAGAAATAGCAGGATTTGTTTATAGAAATAAAGAACTAAAAGAAAATGAGTTTATATTAGGAAGGTTTATGATGGTATGCTGTGCTGCTGACATGCAAATTGCTGGACTTAGATGTGATAATAATAGTTTAGAATCTTACAGGAATGATACTTGGGTTAAAGTTAAAGGAAAAATTAAAAAAGATACTTATGATGGTGCAGTAGATCCGATTATAGTATTAGAACATATAGAAAAAGATAATAATCCAGATACTTCATATGTATATCCATTTTAATTGAAATTCATACTAGAATATAAATAAAATTATTAATATAAAAATATACAGATAGTTAAAGCTATTTAAGTTTTTGCTTAAAGTAGATCCAACTATTTTTTGTTATAGCTTATTGCATATTTAGATTAAAAATAATTTGTTCTTTAATAGAATAATCAAAGAAATTTTAACAATTAAAGTCGAGGAAATAATTATAATTCCTAAAACATAAATTATACTTTTTCATGAAAAAGAGCCTAATTCGATACAAATAATACATAAATATAGTATGAATGGCTGTGGTAATTTTGTTAGGATAAATATGGAGATGCAAATATATTGACATTAATAGCGTTAAGAATTATATATTAAATATAGATTCACTTAATTAATACCATATTAGAAATTATGGAATTGGAAATTTTAAAAAATTTATCAAAAGAAGAAAAGAGGTTAGTTATGCTAGTTGCTGTAGTTATTCTTAGTGTATTTATTATTTATGGCCTTACTAATTTAATGATTGCTAAAGAGGCAATGACATGGATTCTTATAATGTGTCCAAGTTTACCTCACTATATTTTTTATATAATTTATTCAATTTGTGCTGTATCAGTTTTTATTATGTTTTCTTTGCCTGCTAGATATAGAGTGCGAAAGTATATAGCTTGTTTTTCATATTATTGGATGGGCAGTTATTTCTATCTGCTGTTAACAACTTTAATTTCAATTATAATAGTGTTTTTTTGCTTCCAGTTTGGTTTTGTTAGTCCAGATTTTCAACGGCAAGTAGTTTTTATTAAAGGTTGGATTGTATTTATTACTGTTTTAGGTACTTTAATCTATGGAAGAATTAATGCGAAAGATATAAAACTCAATTCTTACGATATAAGGATTGATAAGAAAGCTGAAATTAGTGAATTGAAAATAGCCTTAATAAGTGATATTCATTTGAGTGGCATAAACAATTACGGGCATTTTAGTAAAGTAATTAAGAAGATAAATAGTACAAATCCAGATCTTGTATGCTTTTCTGGGGATATTTTTGATAGTGATTATTATGCAATGGAAAATTCAGAAAAGATACAAGAATTGTTGAAGGAGATCAAATCTAAATACGGAACATATGCTTGTATGGGGAACCATGACGCAGGTAAAACTTATAAGGAAATGATTGAGTTTCTTCAAAAATCACCTGTCAAGGTTTTAAATGATGATTACATTAATATTGAAAATAAATTTGTAATAGCTGGAAGAAGGGATTCAAGGCCTATTGGATATCAAGGTGAAGCAAGAGGACAACTTCTTGATTTAGATGAGAAATCTAAGGAGTTACCCGTTATTGTACTAGATCATCAGCCTTCAAATATTAAGGAATATAATTCAAATATAGATCTTGTTTTATGTGGCCATACTCATAGAGGACAAATTTTCCCTCTTAATTATATTACAAATGCAATATTTGATGTTGATTATGGATATTATAGAAAAGACAAAGATAGTCCTCATGTGATTGTATCCTCTGGGGTAGGTACTTGGGGTCCGCCATTTAGAATTGGTACTAATAATGAAGTGGTTAGCATAAATGTGCTTTTTAGGAAATAATTTTTGGTAAGTTGTAAAATGTGATGCGAAATTCTCTGAACTTGATAAATTTGATAAATAACTACTATAAGATTAATAATAAAGTAATGCTCAACAGTAGGCTGATGTATAATGCTTAGAGATCAATTAATTACATATATGTAATTGAGAGGTGGGATTTGTTTGGAAGAAGTGACATATCAGGATAGAATTAATGACAATATTAATAATAGTAAAATGCTTATTTTATATTTTAGTAATAAAGCATGTGGAGCTTGCGAAGTTATCAGGAGTAAGGTTGAGAAGCTTTTAGAATTATATCCTGAAATCAATATTATAGATATAGACGGTGAAAAAGAAATGAAATTTGCAGCAATGAAAAGTGTTTTCTCCTTTCCTTTGTTAATACTCTATATTGAAGGTAAAGAAACAATGAGATTTGGAAGAAATATCGATTTTCTTGAATTTGAAAAAAGTATTGATAGATACTATAAATATCTTAGTTAGTATTATTTTGAGTTGATAGTCCAGGCAAAATAGATGAAAGTGAGCCCAAAAGTATAAATAGAATACCAATAAGCATATTAAATGGGATTACTTCATGTAGTAAAATTAATGCAAGAATTGGCGCTAATATTGGTTTAAAGAAGAAAACTAAAGAAGTAACTTGTGCAGAAGTTTCTTCCATTGATTTAAAATAACAAGCAAATCCAACGCCAGTATTAATAATACAAATATACGATACAATAGGAAATGTGCTTAAAGTGTATCCTGTAAATAAAGGTATATTTGAGAAGATTTCAAGTCCACTAGAATAAAACAAGTTTGCAATAGGAGATATATGACTTAAACCAATTAAAGCTAACATTTCAAGACTTCCAAATAAAAAACCAAAGCAAGTAACTACGATACCTCCATATTTAGCGCATTTCTTTTTACCAGAAACTCCATAAAAAGCAAAAGTTAATGTAGATGCAATTGTAAGTATGGTACCAAGTACACTAAGTTGTGTATTTAATGGATTTATTATGATTATTGTTCCAACAACTTCAAGAATTAAAGCAAGAACATTGTTTTTGTGAATAGCTTCTTTCAATAGAAAGAAAGCCAAGATTGTAACAAAGACTGGATTGCAGCTAAATAAAACAGCAACAACAGAAGCCTTTGAGTTTTGGACTGCCAATTGATATAACACCATACTCACAACAGTACCTAAGAAACCTAAAAAAGCAAAATAGCGCAAATCTTTAGCTGAAATAGAAGAATGTTTTTTATGAAGTGCATTTAAAGCAAAGGGAATTAAAAATAACCCACCTATAAAAAATCTAGTAAAAGTAAGCTGTATAGGATTAAATACTCCAGAAATAAACTTTAGTACGATTTCCATTGTACTAAAAATAATAGTTGTCAAAGCTATATATAAATATCCCTTTTTCATGATAACACCTCCAAATTTGATCTGTATTGGTTAAAAAATACTTAGTAACTTAAAGGAAACTTTAAATATTATCTAGCTTTAGTATATAATAACAGCACATGTAATGTTAATACATATTTTATATATTTTTTAATAGGAGATCCTAAAATTACAACTAAACGTTTAGCGTTGTAAAGAAAGAATAGTTGTTTGCCACAATATTTACAAGATTATATTGATATTGTGAGAGAAGCGTTATAAAAAAGAACTCACAATATTTAGAGATACCTGTTAGATAAGCTTATCTGTGATATCACAGAAGAATTCCTTCATTATATTACTATTATTATAAAACAACGAATTTGATGTGGAGGATTACCGTTAATTTTTATAAATAATTAAAACTTGACTTTGTGAAAACGTTTATGGTAGTATATAAACATAAAATGAAATATATCATAGTAGACGTGCTACTGGTAATGCAGGCAAGATCGAATCAATCGTTTAGATTATTTTTATATAATCTAGCTATTTGATTTGGTCTTTTTTTGTTGAATGGCCATGAAACAAAAAGCTAAAAATTGTGTAAATATTTTAGGAGGAATTAATTATGGATTATGCAAAAATAGCACAAGATATTTTGAAAAATTTAGGTGGAAGGGATAATGTAAAAGAATTATCTCATTGTATGACACGCCTCAGATTTAAATTAAATAATTCATCTAAAGTAAATAAAGACGTAATTTCCAAAATCGAAGGTGTTATTTCAGTTGTTGAAGGTATGGGACAATTTCAAGTTGTAATAGGAAACAAGGTTACAAAGGTTTATGATGAAATGATTAAATTAGTACCGGAATCAGGTGTTTCAACTTCAGATTCTGCTGAAAGACAAAGTATTGGGAATGCACTTTTATCTGGTTTATCAGGCATCTTTGTTCCTATAGTTCCTGCTATTGCTGGATCTGGTATGGTTAAAGGGATTTTAGCAATTTGGGTACTATTTTATTCAAATAAATATGGAATTGATGTAAAACAATATCAAAGCTATATTATTTTAAATGCATTATCTGATGCTGTATTTTATTTCTTACCTATATTTTTAGCATTTACAGCAGCTAAAGTATTTAAAACTAGTCAAGTATTATCAATGATTATTGCAGCAACTTTATGTTATCCTGCTTTCACTGCACTTATGACAGGAAAGGATGCAGTTGATTTTTTGGGACTTTCTGTGACAAAAGCGCCTTATACCTCTTCTGTAATTCCAATTATCATTGCAGTATGGGTACTATCTTATGTAGAAAGATTCTTTGAAAAACATATACCAGAAGTATTAAAAATTATTATGGTTCCAACCTGTGTCTTGCTTGTGATGCTTCCTGCTACAATTTTACTATTTGGACCTATTGGAATATATTTGGGAAATGCTATTAACTTTGCTTATAAATCTATTTATATATTTAGTCCAGTTTTATGTGGAGCTTTTATTGGAGGTTTATGGTGCGTGTTGGTTATTTTTGGTGCACATAAAGCTTTAGTTCCAATTGGTATTAATGATGTTGCACAAACTGGAAGGCAAAATCTTTTGGCTTTTGCAGGTGCAGCTAACTTTTCACAAGCTGGTTCTGCACTTGGAGTATTCTTTAAGACAAAAAATAAGCAATTAAAAACAATTTCTATGTCTGCTAGTATTACTGCTCTTTTTGGAATCACAGAACCTGCTATCTATGGTGCAAACCTTAGATTAAAAAAACCAATGGTATGTGCTGTAATCTGCGGTGCTATTGGTGGTGGAATTATGGGGATTGGAGGATCTTATGGAAATGCCTTTGCAAACCAAGGTATCTTAACAATACCTGTTTATGCTTCAGCTGGAATGGTACCATTTTTAAGTTACTTAGGCGGTTGTGCTATTGCATTCTTTGGTTCTGCTATTTTAACTTATATAGTTGGTTTTGAAGATATAGAAAATGAGGATGAGGAAGCAGATAAAACTAGCAATTCACCTGAAAATTTATATTTTAGCGATGATCTTGAAATTACATCTCCATTAAGTGGAAAAGTTATTCCATTAACTGAGGTAAATGATAATGTATTTTCATCAAAGGTTATAGGTACCGGCGTAGCTTTAATTCCAACTGATGGAATAATAAAAGCCCCTGCTGACTGTAAAGTAGTTTCACTATTCCCTACGTTACATGCTATAGGCTTAAAATTAGATAATGGAGCTGAATTATTAATTCATATTGGAATTAATACAGTAGAATTAAAGGGAAGACATTTCGAATCATATGTAAAACAAGGTGATTATGTAAAAAAGGGAAATAAACTAATATCTTTTGATAAGGATAAGCTTAAAGAAGCAGGATATGATATTACAACACCAGTAATAGTTAGTAATACAGGGGATTTTGCAGATGTAAGTACATGTGAAAGTAAACATGTATCAGATAACGATATAATTATTTCTCTAGCAAAATAAAATGAAATAGACTAATATTAACTATTTTTAATATAAAGCACAAAAAATAACAAGGCTATGTGATTGACAAGGAGGATTTACATGAATACGATATTTCCAAAAGATTTCTTATGGGGTGCTTCATCTTCTGCCTTTCAAATTGAAGGTGCATGGGATGAAGATGGTAAAAAAATGACTGTAGCTGATTATAACTCTTTTAAAAAATCAGACATACAAGCGGATACAAAAGTAGCTTCTGATTTTTATCATCATTTTGAAGAAGATATAGATTTAATGAAAGAATTAGGAATGAAAACTTATCGTTTTTCTATCTCTTGGGCAAGAATTATTCCAGATGGTGATGGGGAAGTTAACCAAAAAGGAATAGACTTTTATAATAAAGTAATAAATAAATTAATAGAATGCAACATTGAACCTTTTGTAACTTTGTATCATTTTGATTTACCGTTTACTTTAGTTGAAAAATATAATGGGTGGGAAAGCAGAGAAACAGTATATGCATATGAAAGATTCGCCAAAATTTGTTTTAAGGAATTTGGAGATAGAGTTAAGTATTGGCAGCCTCATAAT
The window above is part of the Clostridium saccharoperbutylacetonicum N1-4(HMT) genome. Proteins encoded here:
- a CDS encoding nitroreductase family protein, producing the protein MEILECINSKRSIRAYTDEIIPEEVLNNLIELGTKSSTGSGLEPWGFVIIQDKNEINSLSERTKQYLLDNFEKYPYLHQYENWLKNPQYSIFNHASTLLIIYGNVESHWHVYDCSLVAGNIMLAAHSIGIGTCWIGFAEHTLNTKEFKEKYGVPEQYELVCPMSIGYMKTKLTPPKRKKPIIFNKK
- a CDS encoding MerR family transcriptional regulator yields the protein MNKNQKIYFSTGEFAKIVGVTKHTLFHYDKLGIFSPEIKGENEYRYYSAFQVEPFFVISALKELGMPLKEIKAYLDIRTPNELIDLLNNQNNKIDAEINRLLAIKNLISQKVKTTQSIFNITNEKIFISKEEMELFFISNALPNSDYGNIPLSFANHMRYCTENNIISPFTVGQMLSLENVKKANYNLYSFFYTKISAPLTENNLYKKEAGNYLTAYHTTGYDSIGETYLKILDFANENNLNLSEYFFEDVILDELSVSGYENFVIKTSILIKK
- a CDS encoding DMT family transporter; its protein translation is MNKNWIFIIISGIIEVLWATGLKYSNGVITWIGVVMLIGLSFWLLFEATKEVPVATVYAVFTGIGTVGTVLTGMIFFNEAFSWNKILFITVLLIGILGLKIVTPNSDTKGEI
- a CDS encoding DMT family transporter — translated: MGWMFLILAGCCEVFGVDSMNRVMKYKNIQSYLRVFIGFVFSLTFLSMAMKTLPMGISYAVWTGMGTVGGTLVGMIFYGESKDYKRILFIGMILVGVIGLKLVA
- a CDS encoding metal ABC transporter solute-binding protein, Zn/Mn family, producing the protein MKKKIISGVLALMTGILLIGCGANTQTTSDNAQKVKADKLKITVSIYPLQEFTEEIAGDKAEVTCLVPNNVEPHDYEPKAQDLEVLTKSDAFIYNGLGMESWVYKVNDVIKDKKIPIVESTKGVEARKEENAIDPHSWLSLKNAEIQSENIKNTLVKLDEKIKDYYEENYNKFKGELESLYNENKPKFEKLNKKNFVTGHAAFGYLCRDFGLTQKSVENLFGEGEPTPKQLEDLVKFCRESNIKTVFSESLASPKVSETLANEVGAKVVPILTLESKEDDKSYIESMRYNLDEIYKCLENE
- a CDS encoding permease → MKTKINIVLGFIGSGKTSFINSMLKTDELANEKIVILQNEFGETDINDKLYNSNKLMNIINLKNDSNEDITDMYIRNILLKYSPDRIFIEENSMKNPNSIINIFNDKSVKKLCKIDDIVAIINAKQFFILLKNLKNIISNQIFNSDSIVLNSINELDKNEFKIIQKEIKKINETASLIEYVPNLNIKEIFQEEFREIRNRSNFSIMKNLFYMGGLVLLFTCLVSLYMSDSISYNGYLVKFQKLYIVFLSILIQGLPFILVGSFVSAIIQIYISKDTFIKIFPKNIFLSCILAAFAGLLFPICDCGTIPVVKGFMKKKIPIGAGITFMLAAPIVNPIAIISTMYAFQGMKSVVIYRVCSGIIIAIVVGLTMQLSIKKGEEILKDNTNLTSCNCGLCDNEDNTSENKFEKIRSVFIHAGEEFFNTGKYMIIGTVLSTIFQNVISLNNKGYLPNDNRLSLIFMILISFLLSICSTSDAFVAKGFLTQFSINSVMGFLVVGPMLDIKNAIMLFGNFKNKFVLKLMFFVFLVSYCVLINIGLIYLSY
- a CDS encoding TIGR03943 family putative permease subunit gives rise to the protein MKKLDMDVILKMLILLGFSIFYLVIILNNQILIYVHPRIVPFAIFGMISMFIIALFFIPDSINNRKRKIKLKNYVVFAIPLILVFFMQSTNANSYTASNKDKNTDITDNLDSAGSTYEIYSGKTESNGQGVVNKKQLDIRNNIIEVNQRNFVFSIDEIIDNIDKYEGKEIEIAGFVYRNKELKENEFILGRFMMVCCAADMQIAGLRCDNNSLESYRNDTWVKVKGKIKKDTYDGAVDPIIVLEHIEKDNNPDTSYVYPF
- a CDS encoding metallophosphoesterase; translation: MEILKNLSKEEKRLVMLVAVVILSVFIIYGLTNLMIAKEAMTWILIMCPSLPHYIFYIIYSICAVSVFIMFSLPARYRVRKYIACFSYYWMGSYFYLLLTTLISIIIVFFCFQFGFVSPDFQRQVVFIKGWIVFITVLGTLIYGRINAKDIKLNSYDIRIDKKAEISELKIALISDIHLSGINNYGHFSKVIKKINSTNPDLVCFSGDIFDSDYYAMENSEKIQELLKEIKSKYGTYACMGNHDAGKTYKEMIEFLQKSPVKVLNDDYINIENKFVIAGRRDSRPIGYQGEARGQLLDLDEKSKELPVIVLDHQPSNIKEYNSNIDLVLCGHTHRGQIFPLNYITNAIFDVDYGYYRKDKDSPHVIVSSGVGTWGPPFRIGTNNEVVSINVLFRK
- a CDS encoding thioredoxin family protein; translated protein: MTYQDRINDNINNSKMLILYFSNKACGACEVIRSKVEKLLELYPEINIIDIDGEKEMKFAAMKSVFSFPLLILYIEGKETMRFGRNIDFLEFEKSIDRYYKYLS
- a CDS encoding DMT family transporter; the encoded protein is MKKGYLYIALTTIIFSTMEIVLKFISGVFNPIQLTFTRFFIGGLFLIPFALNALHKKHSSISAKDLRYFAFLGFLGTVVSMVLYQLAVQNSKASVVAVLFSCNPVFVTILAFFLLKEAIHKNNVLALILEVVGTIIIINPLNTQLSVLGTILTIASTLTFAFYGVSGKKKCAKYGGIVVTCFGFLFGSLEMLALIGLSHISPIANLFYSSGLEIFSNIPLFTGYTLSTFPIVSYICIINTGVGFACYFKSMEETSAQVTSLVFFFKPILAPILALILLHEVIPFNMLIGILFILLGSLSSILPGLSTQNNTN
- a CDS encoding beta-glucoside-specific PTS transporter subunit IIABC, which codes for MDYAKIAQDILKNLGGRDNVKELSHCMTRLRFKLNNSSKVNKDVISKIEGVISVVEGMGQFQVVIGNKVTKVYDEMIKLVPESGVSTSDSAERQSIGNALLSGLSGIFVPIVPAIAGSGMVKGILAIWVLFYSNKYGIDVKQYQSYIILNALSDAVFYFLPIFLAFTAAKVFKTSQVLSMIIAATLCYPAFTALMTGKDAVDFLGLSVTKAPYTSSVIPIIIAVWVLSYVERFFEKHIPEVLKIIMVPTCVLLVMLPATILLFGPIGIYLGNAINFAYKSIYIFSPVLCGAFIGGLWCVLVIFGAHKALVPIGINDVAQTGRQNLLAFAGAANFSQAGSALGVFFKTKNKQLKTISMSASITALFGITEPAIYGANLRLKKPMVCAVICGAIGGGIMGIGGSYGNAFANQGILTIPVYASAGMVPFLSYLGGCAIAFFGSAILTYIVGFEDIENEDEEADKTSNSPENLYFSDDLEITSPLSGKVIPLTEVNDNVFSSKVIGTGVALIPTDGIIKAPADCKVVSLFPTLHAIGLKLDNGAELLIHIGINTVELKGRHFESYVKQGDYVKKGNKLISFDKDKLKEAGYDITTPVIVSNTGDFADVSTCESKHVSDNDIIISLAK